The following coding sequences are from one Anolis sagrei isolate rAnoSag1 chromosome 6, rAnoSag1.mat, whole genome shotgun sequence window:
- the LOC137097292 gene encoding NACHT, LRR and PYD domains-containing protein 1b allele 5-like, translated as MAKTPGDPQPGPSDHRREWEPDFVQSKSIKPWVGGRRGLLMDALADLRESELSQFRRELYFSLGGHRLPTVVPREERAPHLAEILLRSRPGDASTDLAIRLLEKIGCKDQAEKLRKSTEKEKGRWENDDESEEFFKCTQCPNEVQKNLFKLKGMGLRSRDLWCGNKIAPNSDEKAVSMRTVVLQDLTINIQPEWLLDHKEGYDIYRLNCTKAGSFHCCVTDLIFDVNAPVALTYSFDSWSQNLNAEHRKQWEIVGPLLNIQAYPKEAVAAIHFPHFLCLEGKGCSEIYLAHFGEKGMSLEKPDSVGPYHVELKNLTPCPCGAVLKKSRFEGKIKAHAITLLYYERGNRYITLHFYLLPNDSSLKQAVNKRELLSHKVQNPSQTMQPLIIGSHFVLKSTPGCCIYPKKLQFKYPTTDGYFWHLELYLDVLELVLLEDDTNDLVWEAFIKKEESMYADFHPMIGE; from the exons ATGGCCAAGACCCCTGGCGACCCCCAGCCGGGCCCTTCGGACCACAGGAGGGAATGGGAGCCCGACTTTGTCCAGAGCAAAAGCATCAAACCCTGGGTCGGGGGACGTCGCGGCCTGCTGATGGACGCCTTGGCCGACTTGAGGGAGAGCGAGCTCTCGCAATTCAGGAGGGAGCTCTACTTCTCCCTGGGCGGCCACCGACTCCCCACCGTGGTGCCGAGGGAGGAGCGTGCCCCGCACCTGGCCGAAATCCTGCTCCGCTCCCGGCCCGGAGACGCCTCTACAGATCTGGCGATCCGGCTGCTGGAGAAGATCGGCTGCAAGGACCAAGCGGAGAAGCTCCGGAAAAGCACAGAGAAGG AGAAAGGAAGATGGGAGAATGATGATGAATCGGAGGAATTTTTCAAATGCACTCAGTGTCCAAATGAG GTGCAGAAGAACCTTTTCAAACTAAAAGGGATGGGGCTCAGGTCAAGAGATCTCTGGTGTGGGAACAAGATTGCTCCAAATTCAGATGAGAAGGCTGTGTCAATGAGGACTGTTGTGTTACAGGATCTTACAATAAATATTCAACCTGAATGGCTTTTGGACCATAAAGAGGGCTATGATATATACAG aTTGAATTGCACCAAAGCTGGTTCCTTCCACTGCTGTGTAACTGATCTGATATTTGACGTGAATGCACCTGTCGCTCTCACCTACAGCtttgattcatggtcacagaATCTCAATGCGGAACATAGAAAGCAGTGGGAAATTGTCGGCCCTTTGCTCAACATCCAGGCATATCCCAAGGAGGCTGTGGCAGCCATTCACTTTCCTCACTTTCTTTGTCTTGAAG GTAAAGGCTGTTCTGAAATCTATCTGGCACATTTTGGAGAAAAGGGGatgagcttggagaagccagacTCAGTGGGGCCATATCATGTGGAATTGAAGAATCTCACACCCTGTCCTTGTGGAGCTGTTCTCAAGAAGTCACGGTTTGAAGGAAAGATCAAAGCTCATGCAATAACTCTGCTGTATTATGAACGTGGAAACAGATACATAACATTACACTTCTATCTCCTTCCCAATGACTCTTCCCTAAAACAG GCTGTCAATAAGCGTGAATTACTGTCTCATAAAGTTCAAAATCCATCCCAGACCATGCAGCCTCTGATTATTGGCTCCCACTTCGTTCTGAAAAGCACACCTGGTTGCTGTATCTATCCAAAG AAACTGCAGTTTAAATATCCAACTACAGATGGTTATTTTTGGCACCTTGAATTATATCTAGATGTACTAGAGCTTGTCCTGCTCGAAGACGATACAAATGATTTAGTATGGGAGGCCTTCATTAAAAAAG aGGAATCGATGTATGCTGATTTCCATCCCATGATAGGTGAGTGA